In the Salvia miltiorrhiza cultivar Shanhuang (shh) chromosome 8, IMPLAD_Smil_shh, whole genome shotgun sequence genome, CTATATTTGTACACGATCTCACCAtcaactttacaattacaactTTTTAAACACTATTTTTATACATGACCCCATCATCAAACAACTTTTTACcagtttttattaaaacccgtgccgctCTCCTTGGGACAAACTTTTgaggggcggagggagtattatttttattttaaatatggcCACTTTTTTTAGGAAATGATGTGTAATACCTTATAATATAATGTAATATCTGATAATATAAGATATTTCTTAATTGCCTTTTCATGTAATATCTTATAATATAATGctctataaattaattttaagaaaataattaatcgaTGTGCTCCACGTATGATATTATTTTCACaattatagttatatatatatatatattgttttgaGATAactaatttaatataatatattatcctatagtataatttaattgAGAAGTCGATCAAAATGTTCAATGTATgacattattttcataatttttttgaacaaattatttttattatttcgagTTCActagtataatattttttcttatagtGTATTTTGTATTGAGTTATCGATCCATGTGATCAACGCATGATGAAATTATTCCAAAATAATTATAGtcattcacttttattttcTAGTTTTTATTTCTATGTCCCTAATTTGCTATATTTTTTCGTTAACCTATACCTctatgaaataataaaataaattagctACGGTGTGTTATCATTCGAACCATTAAAATAATTccttcctattttatattttttatttcaagttcTCTTTATGAAATAATCGAAGAAAGTAGCTAACATCATTTATCATTCGAACCATTATAATAATTTCTTCCTATTTTATATCCTTTTATTTCATACTCCATTCACTAATTAATAATGTCCTATAATATAATTTCATTGAGCAATCGATCGATGTGCTTAACGTATGATATTATTTCACAATGTTactaatttgtttttatttcgtgttcactaatttattataatatattttcttatagtactccctccgtcccacgaatcttgacacgtttggtttcagcacgggaattaaggagttgtagattagtgttttaagtgtgtagataataaagtataaaagtgataaattagaagagagaatgtaataattattaccttatttaaaaatgtgtcaagattcgtgggacggctcaaaaatgaatacgtgtcaagattcgtgggacggctcaaaaatgaatacatgtcaagattcgtgggacggagggagtacaatttttaTGACCAAGTTTGCTCTTTGTAAGAATTTAATTGGTTCTGGTTATACCAATGGCTGCTACTTAAGTTTTACATTGAAACATGAATCGATCATTGGTTTAGCAATTCTTTTTAAAAGTGAACATAATATAAACCGAGTCATGAGTGGATAGTGCGGGTCTCGAACTAAAGTAAATCTTTTAATTTATAACAAAACAATATATATGAATCAATTAACCATTGAGTTGATTAATGGTTATTACCTTAAGGACTGGTCTCCTCACCTGTATGCGCGGATTTATATATGATACTTTTGCAACTGttatttttaatcatataaattatcacttttattgaAACAGTATTActttttttagaattttaacAATATTACTTTTATTCGTAGAAATTATcacttttattcataaaaacttttatttttacaactattactttttaaatataaaaaatgttatTTGTAAaggttatttttattcataacaATACTATCATTTTTATATGGGTGATTagcctataaatacacgaactttttatattttttaaatttaacatgacttttatttttagcccacaaatacgcgaacttagcattttttctgatttttgacatcgacaagaaaaaattctaatttattattaaCGTGAAGGTCGgtataccatgtcattcactctctaatcaaaataatgaattaaattaTTCTATTCAAGTACATATTTCGTAGTCCACGTCATGTATTCCggcctccacctcaacaataaatagagttttttcatgtcgatgtcaaaaatcagaaaaaatgttaagttcatgtatttgtgaGCTAAAAAttaaagtcatgttaaatttcagaaaatataaaaagttcgtgtatttacatgctAATAACGCTTTTTATATAATAAGCCATGAATTAGAATTTGGATTAGTTCGgaccgacccgacccgacctGCCGCTTGCCGCTTGCCGCGCATTTTGGAGCTTTTGTCTAAAGTTTATTAGGATTGCAAAATTGTAGTGTACACGATGTTTGCTCGTCATATACAAACATGTATTGAGCCATAAATACACCTGCAAATTAAATCATTTCTTCACATGCGCAAGCTTACTGTTCCACTGCATATTACTGCATATCTTATTTTTAGATGTCGcatatgaaaattaattattagtaaattaGTTATGTATCAAGATTTCTTAACTAATTAATCCAACTCAAGGTGGAATTTATGtatatcattaattaaatgCAAACATTTCTCCGAAAAGTATATTATATCTTGGGCATTTGTCAGGAAAGTAATCTGAATTGGGATTGTTATTCCCAGGAAAATGATTCCGTGGAAAATGAATCCTAATAGATTCATTATCCAGTGTTTGGAAATATCAAAACTAATTATTAGGATTCTGGattgtatcattaaataaatatatttaattaatatatgtaagaattaaagtgatatttacccttaattttcaataattcagaatataattttcgaggtttaaaaaattattttcaataattcagaatataattgatagtgtgaaaatagttcggggtttaaagtgatatttacccttaattttatagtaacaacaaagtacattattaagattaactaaatgatttataattctaaaattaaattcatttttttcttagataataataataataataataataataataataataataataataataataataataatattaacaataagtatgattcataattctaagaattaaattatgatttcttgaaataattcatgaattaattaataataataataataataataataataataataataataataataataataataataataataataataataagaagtatgattcataattctaaaaattaaattatgattttcttaaaataataataataataataataataataataattttcattttataaaaaaataatattggatatatatgtaagtaagaatcctgagaatgaggaaaaagaatacctaaGAAAAGCTAGGAATAAGAATCCTGGAAAGTTGTACTACTTTCCTTGTTTTCAGGATTCTGATTACTTTCTCTATCTGacaaaaatttaaccaaacacagaaatttaatattttggaatcagATTACTTTCCCAGGACAGAATCCATGCCAAACAAACATGTTCAGTTTTCTTTTTGCAATTGCTTCCATCTATATATGCGATATTTTTGTCCTTTTggtttattaattaatcaatatatccATGAGCACACAGGTATCAAGGTCCTTGACACCTCATTTTATATTTGTGCAGCCAAAAAAATACTGAAACGCTCATCGATAATTTGATAAGAAACCATTAACCTATTGATCTGTTAAagattaaaaacttaattaaatgtAAAGCAGAAACCCTCCAAATTGAGAAGCTAATACAAATTAACTTGATGATCTATACATTTATACGATAAGTGAACTCATTTTATACGATAAGTGATCATTccctaactatatatatatatatatatatatataggggtgggctactgtgagagcacatcttaaaataagaaataagagcaatttttaatgtatgaattttatatagaacacgtatgaattcgctgtataaaggtatgaattgtgaaaaataaatttttgctacctttgggattcgaactcaggaccataaatccatcccacaggattatgaatcaaccgtagatcttgatgatctaagggctgaaaatgattcttattttatatcttaagaaatgctcttattttagctcatccctatatatatatatatatatatatatatagagagagagagagagagagagagagagagaaaatggtttaatttatagtttatatttcaaaataaattttattttagtctaaccctctatatatattattttcttttctaaattaaatgtgatattaattaattatttatcctCATGTACATAGACCAATATCTGATATCTAGATATTAGGATTAATATACTTACAACAGCAAAATCACCAGGAACTGCGTCCCGATACCTTTTAAGGCATCTCTAAAAAAACAGTCTTTTTTGTGTTCAGGGCAGCAAGATTTCAGTTAAGGAAACATACATTAATCCAAACTCTAATCAGAAACATTATTCATCGAATGTGCAAACTACACTTTTTTGTATATTTTCATgcatagatttaattaatgttGCACTTCTGCAGTCAGGCCACTTGGTAATCATAGTGAAATCTAGGTCAAAAAAAGACAAAATATAATGGCAAAGAGCATTCAAGTTGTTCAATTGATTTTAAAATAGCTCATCGAATTATTAAAAAGGATCTCCTTATTATTCTATTGCTTCTTGAAatcttgaaaaataattatctaataccatcaattttatatataccAGTAGAATCGCATAATGGCAAATACTTTCTTTTCAAGATCATGAAATGGATAGATTATAATAAGAGATCAAAAGCAACAGAAAATTAATAACATCTTTTATTGCAAACCATCATTTCGTTATTTCAAACTGCTGCAGATGacaggaaaagaaaagaaaaaaaaacgaacTAAAGTAGTttaatatacatagaaatccaAGAAAACATTTTACTACACAAGCATCTAAggcatacatatatatttatatataatatccTCTTAATTTATCAGAAATTTTACCTCATCTCTCAATATGAAGGTCTAGGATGAGCCCAAGCATATGCATCATGATTCAAATGCCCTCCATTTGCCATTAAATTGGGTGTCAAATTATAAATTGGCAAATTTGATGGATCAGCCATCCCATGATGCGGCTGCTGCGCCATTCCCGGCGGTGAATCCACGGTGGCGCCACCTCCTCCCCCCTGAgcggagccgccggcctcctcctcctcttcgaGCGGCAATCTCTCATAGGTAGCGTTAGCGAAGGTGGCCGCGATCACCATGACCGGCCCGGCAGCGACCAGCGGGCCCACCACGCTGCCCCCGACCACCTGCCCCTGCCCGCCCGCCAGGTACACCGTCAGACCGGTTGCCCCGGGCGGGGCCGGTCCGGGCAGGAAGGCCCCGGTTAAAGATAGAATCTCGAACCGGCCCTGCAGCACGACCGCAGCGCTCGGGGCGGTCGGCTGGCGGATGGTGACGTTGGCCACCGAGCCGCTGCCGCTGAGCACGCAGACGCCACGCTGGCGGCGGCGGGCGAAGTGGGCGATGCTCTCGGCCACGTCGGTGCCGCCAGCCACCTCCATGACGTGGCTGCGGAGGGCGTTAGGGCTGTCCCGAGTCACGAAGATCGGAGGTTTGGGCTTGTTCTTCGAACCGGGAGGTCTTCCGCGGGGGCGGCGCGTGCCCACCTCGACAGCGCCCTCCTTGGGCTCGTCGCCGCCGTCTTTGTCATCGTCGTCCTCGCCGCGGCTGCtgcttccgccgccgccgtccttGGGCTCCATCTCACGCTTGCTGCTCATTAGGGATGCCGGTTCGGACCCCGGCAAACCCACCTGAACTCCGTCCCACCACCGGTTCGCCAGAATTGCTGGTTTTTATCGACCGGTTTTGCTTCTGAACAAGAAAAAGACGAGATcggtaattttattatttttaatgccAAAAAGAAATTCGTTGAAACAAGTGATCGGGAGCTCTTAATTTGTAATAGTGGATGAAATTAAGAGTAATTAAGATCTGAATCAAATCAAGTTTAGATGActatgatgaagaagggattcaaggaaaaaaaaagaaaaaaaagaaaagaaaagtcaAGCAAATTAGGTACAAATTTGTGGAATCAAGCAAAgataaaaattatgaatataaGATAGAactgtatatattatatagtattaaatcCGAAGACTATAATAATTTGACAAGACAATAAGAAATTAGAAAGAAAAGTTGCACAGAACCAGGTATCAAGAACAAAGGAGATGATGAGAGaataaagaagagagagagatcgaaaAAACTAATGGGTATTAGTCACTAGTAAAATACTTTTGTTTTAGAGTTGAAGCACTAGTAAAATACTAAGAGCTGCAAAACactgaaaaatataaaacaaagtGATGATGTCTTTTCCAATGTTGAGTTATTGTTTAGGTTTCTTCCATATTTTATAGAGCCCTTTTGTCTTTCTATACTCTGTATGTGTATGTGTATCTAGTGGTCCCTGTgagtgagtgtgtgtgtgtatagaaattagggttttgaatgGTGGGGTCACGTGCAAGTTGGCAGGTGGCGAGCACGTCGCTGTCTCATGTTCCCACATATTTGATTGAAGAAGGAACCTCAACATTTTGGTCGTATTTAGATTAATGATTCAAGAGCTTCGAAAACGACTTTGAATTTCAttcttataaaattaaaattaatagaaaCATGGATTTGTTTTTATCAATTTATCACAACCATATTTTGGTTATggaatataaatttatactatGAATGATGGATCATATGAATTATACTAGTAAAACTTAATGACGTAGCGTACTCGTGTCAGCTCATTTTAGCTGTATTATCAAGTATATAACTCTATCAACAAATTAACCATGTTATGATTTATGAGGTAATACAGGGGTTTAATTTATATTCCTCTTTTCCTCCATAAAGGGTTGATGTTTTTGAGATTTGCTTGAAAAGCGTGTTAGGCTTAGGGCATTGGCATGATTAAATGGAAACCGGAAAGAGgaattaaaatatttgtaattaaAAATTGCCCATGCCATATGCATAGTACTTATAGAATATGTATATATTGGTATACGTTTCAATATCTCCATTTCGGCTACAAGACTTTTGTgtatcataatatatttttttcaaaataacaaAATGGATTATGTACCAAATACATTCTACTCCTCATTTATGGAAAAAGTAAACAGATCATTAGTATTACGTTCTCCGTAAGATCCCTAAATTTCTCCGTCTAAAGGTCATTAACTTTTCGTTAGATGGAAGAACTTATTTGCCTCAATTGATGAACGTTAGAGATCTTTTTGTTTTTCGATGTTATTGTGTTGTTACTACGTAACCTATATGGTGAGCGTGAGATTAATCTCAacaggaaaataaataaaaacgaGAAATAACACGAgagtttacgtggttcgatcataattATCTACGTCCACAGAGGTTGCTAGAGCTTTCACTATACGTTTCGAGTTATTAAATGTACAAAGTTGAATAATAATGAATGAATGTCCCCCTAATTCTGCACATGCATGAGAGCCCTATTTATAAGTTACCAAGTGGGCCTAGCCCTAAAGCccactaaacagtgtaattgggCCCAAATTGTTGACATAGCTGGATATGCCAAGGGTGTCGTTGACATACATGGATTGCCATAGGTGGAAGTCTCCAAGGGTGGAAGTTGACACATGTGGAATGTCATAGCTGATCTTCTATAGGTGGACCGCCAAGGCTGTTTTTGGGCTTGCATAGGTGGACTGCCAAGGCTATTTCTGAGCTTGCATGCACGAGTGAGAGCCGAGTTAAGCGATGATAATAACAAGAATAAAGagaagggttaatagccgaaaaatacacgaactttcactgaatttgcaaattgcacatgaccttcaaaattggcctcagaatacatgaccttttaatttaatcgtgatttgcacatgcgttgaccataACTTTAAGCCTAGTTGACGTGGCTGCCGAAAATTGCAGACGTGGACTAACCGTCGGGCAAGtaatacgacgtcgtttcttgagtgagtataatttaaaagaaaaaagaaaaaaagaggaaaatctCGGTCTTCTTCTCCGTCTTTTCCAGACGTCGAGCACGACCGCCGCCTTTTCCAGATCCGCCATCTTTTCCAGACGCCGAgcaccaccgccaccaccgAGCATAGCACGGTCTTATTCTCCGTCATAGGCCAACGCTCTCTTTCTTTCCGCTGCCTCACCGCCGTCCTCCATCCTCCATCGCTCGCCTTTTCTTCGCTCATATGAATGTCGCCTCACCGCCATCTTCCATCTCCGCCCTTTTTCCTGAATCTCCATCTTCCATCTCCGACTCGCCGTTGCCAGCCACCACAACATCAACGCCGCCCCCAAACCCTAGATCCTCTTGCATAAGGGAAAATCCCCCAATCTGCAAATCTCTCATCCCTACACCAATTTTCAAGGTCAAGCAAAACAATTGCTCACCCCCTCCATCCAAATTACAGAATACTAGGGTTCATCCCAAAATCAATTTTTGATCGGAGTGAATACCGAATCATCATTGAAGCCGACGACATGTGGCACAGGCGCGGAGGTCGGAGAGGAATGTGCCTAAGAGGTTGGATTTGGGGTGGAGGGGTTGGGCCGCGGTGGTGGACAATGTGCTGTATTGTTACGATTATTTGGGAAAGATCTGCGAGTATGATGTGGAGGAGGATGCGTGGAAGGAATTGAGAAGGGTTGAGAAAGGCTACCGAATTTGGTGAATTTGGGATGGGAAGCTCTGAGGGAAAGTTCTTGTGCAGTTAACAATGGTGAATTTGGATGGAAAGCTGTGTGTGGTGTGGGAATGGGAAGGAGGTTGATATAATGGGCGGAATACAACGGCGACGGCGCGGCGAGTGAGCTCCAAGCAGCGTTGGAAAACTGAGCAACGACCTCATCAGAAATTTGAAGGCCGTCACAGCGGTGGGTTCGCCGGAGGATGGGACTGCTGGGTGTGGCGGAGGTTAGTGTGGGCAGCGTGCATAATTGGGGattagtttaattaaaattggAGAAGACAttcaaaacaacgtcgttttggaCACGTGTCTTGACAGCGTGTATAAAATGCCACGCAATATGCCATGTAATGTCCACATAATCACCGGTCAAACTTTGCTCTGATCGGAAAACTCGTCGGGCGAAAATCACGATTAAATTAAAATGTCATGTATTCTGAGGACATTTttaaaggtcatgtgcaatttgcaaattcgatgaaagttcatgtatttttcggGTATTAACCCTAAAGAGAAATATATCACCATGTTATGCACATTACTAGTGcttattttactcctcatcactatataatatataaagtgatttattatatgtatttatacaattatattttaatattctttTTGTCCCAGAAGAGTGTATATTTTGTAACTTTGGTACGTTCCACAAGAGTCTGCACATTTCTTTTTTGGATCATTTCTTCCACTAATAAAAGTGGGTCTCTTCTTCCATTAATAACATACTCACCTAATATTTACTAAAACCCGTGCCACCAATAATCATGCACACTCTTATAAGACAAATGAGTATTATTTTGTAATACTTTTATATAGGTTCTTCAGTTAATGATGGCCACTAAAAATTCGTTACGAgattcaatatttttaaatataagaaCTAAAAATGCACAAAATGAGAATTCAAAGAAACTTCGACTAGCTAGATGATGTACGAGATGTCACATAGGACCCCGAATTAAAGAGAGAAGTCGAATCactaatcgtattatatattccctccgtccacgatatcgtttccactttacgaacgacacgaattttaaaaaagtggtggatagtagttgATAGTAGTGAGTATTGTTATGAGTGGAGTTCGGGTCtcactattattgtgagtggagtttgtggaCTCTACTGCtataaatagaaatgaaaatgaTATTATAGACGGATCAAAATAGcaaaagtgaaaacgatatcgtggacgagTTAAGTATATGATACGGTACACAATAACTTCTacataaattattttgaataaatgcACAAATTACGCTTAGTGCAATCgcttattaataaaattattggaaatataaaatgaaattaaGAAGATATAAACTAagaatttagaaaaagaaaaaaagaaaaatggttAAGTGGTGAGAACACCCTTAACGTTTACAATAAAGAGGTCCCTAACTTTATAATTTGGACAAATAAGTCCCTTCGTATAATAGGGTGTTAACAAATGTTAGATAGAGGTACGCATATGCCCAAATTTGTGAATGTTGGGAATCTATTTACCTAAATTTGTGAACGTTAGAGatctaataatataaaatattacattaaaaatctattttcttttcattgcaCACGTTAAAAATGTATTTTGCTatttaaccaaataattaaTTGCCCTCGTGCATCATATAGGAATGCACGGTACTTGTCCATAAATAATATATGTGGGATCCCAATTttcctatatatttttttaaatcctacactacaaaaaaattcgCATTTATCGATGAAAATTTTCGTCGGCAAAAATAAAAACGCCATCGTTAATTTGTTTCTCGACGGATTGCCGACGAAAAATGGGAGTCACTAAATTAATCGTGGGGAAATTATTTAACGACGGGAATTCCGCCGAGAAATCAACGACGAGAAATTTCgtcaagaaaatattaatttcccGTCATTAGTGCGTGCGAAAATTCTGTCGAATTTCACAGATTTACGACAGATTCCGTCGAGAATTTGTTTTTACCCTGAAAATGGATTCCGTCGAGaatttgacaatttttttatttccgTCAACaattattttgtatatatatatatatatatataggg is a window encoding:
- the LOC131001084 gene encoding AT-hook motif nuclear-localized protein 20-like produces the protein MSSKREMEPKDGGGGSSSRGEDDDDKDGGDEPKEGAVEVGTRRPRGRPPGSKNKPKPPIFVTRDSPNALRSHVMEVAGGTDVAESIAHFARRRQRGVCVLSGSGSVANVTIRQPTAPSAAVVLQGRFEILSLTGAFLPGPAPPGATGLTVYLAGGQGQVVGGSVVGPLVAAGPVMVIAATFANATYERLPLEEEEEAGGSAQGGGGGATVDSPPGMAQQPHHGMADPSNLPIYNLTPNLMANGGHLNHDAYAWAHPRPSY